The Streptococcus sp. DTU_2020_1001019_1_SI_AUS_MUR_006 sequence TCTGTCAAAACAGAATCTGTAACCAAGATTTCCTTAATATTTGTTGCATCTAATAACTCTGCAGCACCGTTAACGAATAGTCCATGACTTGAAACCGCGTAGATTTCAGTAGCACCATCGCGTTCCAAAATTTTAGCAGCTTCAGAGAAGGTACGGCCAGTGTTCAGAATGTCATCGATTAAGATTGCTTTCTTACCTTCAACCTCCCCGATAATGTAACCTTGGCTACGTTCAGAATCATCTTGTGCATAATCAATGATAGCAATCGGAGCATCAAGATATTCTGCAAGACTACGCGCACGTTTTACACCAGAGTTTTTAGGACTAACAACAACCACATCTGAACCAGTTAAACCTTTATCGCAGTAATGTTTTGCAAAAAGTGGGATAGTATAGAGGTTATCTACAGGAATGTCAAAGAATCCTTGAACCTGAACGGCATGGAGGTCAAGAGTCAATACACGACTAACTCCAGCTTTGACCAGCATATTTGCAACCAGTTTTGCAGTAAGTGGTTCGCGTGAAGAAGCGATACGGTCTTGGCGAGCGTAGCCGAAGTATGGAAGTACAACGTTAATGGTATTTGCACTAGCGCGAACACAAGCATCAACCATAATCAAGAGTTCCATCAAGTGGTTATTTACTGGATAACTAGTTGATTGGATAATATAAACATCGTATCCACGAACACTTTCCTCAATATTAACTTGGATTTCACCATCTGAAAATTGGCGTGAAGATACTTTTCCAAGTGGAACACCTGCAGCATCTGCGATTCTTTGAGCAATTTCCTGGTTGGAAGATAGTGCGAAAAGTTTCATGTTTTTTGTATCTGACATCGATAAACCGTCCTCTTTAAACTAAGTGAATCGCTATAGTGAGACACTTTCAGTGATAAATGCTCTCTACAACAGATTCTATTATTTTTCATCCCTTTTATTTTATCAAAAAAAGAAGATTATTTCAGTATTTTTTCATATTTTCTATAAAACGAACCAATTTTGAAGGAGCTTTTTTGTAATGGATTTCATTGGCTTGTAAAAATTTTTGGAAATCAAGACTACCTTGGTTGCCATCTTCCACTTCTAATTCAAGCTCATAGTCAACAATATCAAAGTATTGGCTTTGATCAAGAGCCATGAGGCCGATAGGAGTTTGCTTTTCGTAGCGAACAGTAGTTAGGCAACCTAAAACTACCCAGCCACTGGTTGAAAGTCCACGGCTAGTCAATTCGTCAAGAATCATTCCTTGTGGAAGTTTACATTCTTTAAGACAATGGTTTGCTTCCTCAAGGCTTAGATCTTGATTGTACTCCATATTTCCAACTTTTTGGGGAATTTTTATGGTCAATTCAGCACTATTTTCAAAAGTACGAATGCGCATAGCGATTTTATGTTTGCGAAGGTAAAAATCAGGCGTGTCTAGGTAGTAATTTTTTTGTGTAATAGGTGTGACTCCTGAAAAGTGATCCTGCAATCTTTGATATTCATCCTTGTTTAGAAGTGTTTTCATTTCAATTTCTAAATGTTTCATTTTTTTTACTTTTTCCTTATCTTTGAAAGCGATTGTATGGTATAATAAGCATTGTATTTATTGTATAAGATTTTTCCTAGAAAATCAAAAACTAGATAAATCGAAGTGTATAGAGAATTGGATGAAAAAGATATATGATTACAGAATGGGAAGAATTTTTAGATCCTTACATTCAGGCTGTCGGAGAGCTGAAGATAAAACTCCGAGGTATTCGAAAACAATACCGCAAACAAAATAAACATTCTCCAATTGAGTTTGTAACTGGTCGAGTCAAACCGATCGAAAGTATAAAAGAAAAAATGGCTCGTCGAGGGATTGGATACGATACGTTGGAACAGGACTTGCAAGATATTGCAGGTTTACGCGTCATGGTTCAATTTGTAGATGACGTGAGCGAGGTTGTTGCCATCCTTCGTAAGAGGCAAGACATGAGAGTGGTACAAGAACGTGACTACATTACTCATCGAAAGGCTTCAGGCTATCGTTCTTACCATTTGATTATTGAGTATACAGTTGATACGATCAAGGGGGCAAGAACGATTCTGGTGGAGATTCAGATTCGTACCTTGGCTATGAATTTCTGGGCTACCATCGAGCATTCTCTAAATTATAAATATCAAGGGGATTTTCCAGAAGAAATTAAGAAACGTCTGGAAATCACAGCAAGAATCTCTCACCAATTGGATGAAGAAATGAGTAAAATTCGTGATGATATCCAGGAAGCACAGGCACTCTTTGATCCATTGCATAGAAAGTTAAATGACGGGGTAGGTAATAGTGACGATACCGATGAGGAATACAGGTAAACGAATTGATCTAATCGCTAATCGCAAACCTCAAAGTCAAAGAGTCTTATATGAATTAAGAGATCGACTAAAAAAGAATAACTTTATATTAAATGATAAACATCCCGATATCGTGATTTCCATAGGTGGGGATGGGATGCTTTTGTCTGCTTTTCACAAGTATGAAGACCAGCTGGATAAGGTTCGCTTTGTTGGTGTTCACACTGGTCATTTAGGTTTCTATACAGACTACCGTGATTTTGAACTGGACCAATTGCTTACTAATTTACAGTTGGATACTGGGGCTCGTGTGTCTTACCCACTGTTAAATGTAAAGATATTTTTGGAAAATGGAGAAGTGAAAATTTTCCGAGCTTTGAATGAGGCTAGCATTCGGAGAGCTGATAGGACTATGGTTGCCGATATTATTATTAACCAAGTGCCATTTGAACGTTTTAGAGGAGATGGCCTGACGGTATCGACGCCAACCGGGAGTACAGCCTAT is a genomic window containing:
- a CDS encoding CYTH domain-containing protein — protein: MKHLEIEMKTLLNKDEYQRLQDHFSGVTPITQKNYYLDTPDFYLRKHKIAMRIRTFENSAELTIKIPQKVGNMEYNQDLSLEEANHCLKECKLPQGMILDELTSRGLSTSGWVVLGCLTTVRYEKQTPIGLMALDQSQYFDIVDYELELEVEDGNQGSLDFQKFLQANEIHYKKAPSKLVRFIENMKKY
- a CDS encoding ribose-phosphate diphosphokinase, with product MSDTKNMKLFALSSNQEIAQRIADAAGVPLGKVSSRQFSDGEIQVNIEESVRGYDVYIIQSTSYPVNNHLMELLIMVDACVRASANTINVVLPYFGYARQDRIASSREPLTAKLVANMLVKAGVSRVLTLDLHAVQVQGFFDIPVDNLYTIPLFAKHYCDKGLTGSDVVVVSPKNSGVKRARSLAEYLDAPIAIIDYAQDDSERSQGYIIGEVEGKKAILIDDILNTGRTFSEAAKILERDGATEIYAVSSHGLFVNGAAELLDATNIKEILVTDSVLTESRKPKNVQYITASELIGDAMVRIHERKPVSPLFK
- a CDS encoding NAD kinase, producing the protein MRNTGKRIDLIANRKPQSQRVLYELRDRLKKNNFILNDKHPDIVISIGGDGMLLSAFHKYEDQLDKVRFVGVHTGHLGFYTDYRDFELDQLLTNLQLDTGARVSYPLLNVKIFLENGEVKIFRALNEASIRRADRTMVADIIINQVPFERFRGDGLTVSTPTGSTAYNKSLGGAVLHPTIEALQLTEIASLNNRVYRTLGSSIIVPKKDKIELIPTRNDYHTISVDNSIYSYRNIERIEYQIDHYKIHFVATPSHTSFWNRVKDAFIGEVDE
- a CDS encoding GTP pyrophosphokinase family protein, which translates into the protein MITEWEEFLDPYIQAVGELKIKLRGIRKQYRKQNKHSPIEFVTGRVKPIESIKEKMARRGIGYDTLEQDLQDIAGLRVMVQFVDDVSEVVAILRKRQDMRVVQERDYITHRKASGYRSYHLIIEYTVDTIKGARTILVEIQIRTLAMNFWATIEHSLNYKYQGDFPEEIKKRLEITARISHQLDEEMSKIRDDIQEAQALFDPLHRKLNDGVGNSDDTDEEYR